The following coding sequences are from one Pigmentibacter ruber window:
- a CDS encoding DegT/DnrJ/EryC1/StrS family aminotransferase — translation MGNLSTSEFEKKIIRSVYNPSVTNKIKNNFNLFQSESTFYYAYCRHALKNALLILNIKAGDNILLPSFICKDLLSSIHSVAAIPKFYTVNESLEIIEEPENLPAAKAIIAVNFFGFPQNLDKFKKYCQLTGAYLIEDNAHGFLSKDSENTFLGQRGDLGIYSIRKSLAIPNGAALLINTANIKINQSIISEVADNQQDKNFKFKSLLRKLVHYFGVWHIIFLLTIIRAIRKYKTGDIYPKSNSEDEFLLPTETKANPLLFYYLKHLVPDEEIKRRRNLYFFVEKILAGSPCKPVFSYLPENTSPYLYPFYAQKKDIKIIRKILAAYNLECFPWPDLPFEIENKCPEYYKNVWGVRFLW, via the coding sequence TTGGGCAATTTAAGTACATCAGAGTTTGAGAAAAAAATTATTAGATCCGTTTATAATCCAAGTGTCACAAACAAAATTAAAAATAATTTTAATTTGTTCCAATCTGAAAGTACTTTTTATTATGCATATTGCCGACACGCTTTAAAAAATGCATTGCTAATTTTAAATATAAAAGCCGGTGATAATATTTTATTGCCTTCTTTTATTTGCAAAGATCTTTTATCATCAATTCATAGTGTGGCAGCAATTCCAAAATTTTATACCGTGAATGAATCTTTAGAAATAATTGAAGAACCAGAGAATCTTCCAGCAGCAAAAGCAATTATAGCAGTAAATTTCTTCGGTTTTCCACAAAACTTAGATAAATTTAAAAAATATTGCCAATTAACAGGTGCTTATTTAATCGAAGATAATGCCCATGGTTTTTTAAGCAAAGATTCTGAAAATACGTTTTTAGGACAAAGAGGAGATTTAGGGATTTACAGCATACGCAAGAGTCTAGCTATTCCTAATGGAGCTGCATTATTAATAAACACAGCAAATATTAAAATCAATCAAAGTATAATAAGTGAAGTTGCAGACAATCAACAAGATAAAAATTTTAAATTTAAAAGTTTACTAAGAAAACTTGTCCACTATTTTGGAGTTTGGCATATCATATTTTTATTAACAATAATCAGAGCAATAAGAAAATATAAAACTGGTGATATATATCCAAAATCAAACTCCGAAGATGAATTTCTTTTACCAACTGAAACAAAAGCAAATCCTTTATTATTTTATTATTTAAAGCACCTTGTCCCTGATGAAGAAATAAAAAGAAGAAGAAACTTGTATTTCTTTGTTGAAAAAATTCTGGCAGGAAGTCCATGTAAACCCGTATTTTCATATTTGCCAGAAAATACATCTCCTTATTTGTATCCATTTTATGCTCAAAAAAAAGACATTAAAATTATAAGAAAAATTCTTGCCGCTTATAATTTAGAGTGTTTTCCTTGGCCAGATCTTCCTTTTGAAATTGAAAATAAGTGCCCTGAATATTATAAAAATGTGTGGGGGGTAAGATTTTTATGGTAA
- a CDS encoding MBOAT family O-acyltransferase produces MLFNSLSFLVFFPVLTFLYFIVKHEYRSFLLLMGSCIFYMWFVPEYILILAVVIIIDYTMGILIEKSSYSRKKWYLVLSILSTCSVLFAFKYFNFFNANFGKIANFFDLNYPIQVVNILLPIGLSFHTFQSLAYIIEVYRGNQKAEKNFCIYSLYVMFYPQLVAGPIERPQNLLPQFYEKKYFDYYRVVDGLKIMGWGFFKKVVIADRLAIIVNQVYDNPTNHSGPVLLIATIFFAFQIYCDFSGYSSIAIGAAKVMGFNLMENFNRPYFSKSISEFWRRWHISLSTWFKDYLYIPLGGNKCSKLRMYFNLMLTFLISGLWHGANWTYVVWGGLNGFYLVFSLISSEFRNYIIQILNLNTNRFYFKFLQIITTFSLICFAWIFFRARNIHEGLYIAENIFSDWPVFFRSIKEIKFESNIFEINFLGLNYLSLLTSCFLIVFLIIISYIQRTYRIRELISQKSFFIRWFLYYAFIISLILFGVYGENQFIYFQF; encoded by the coding sequence ATGCTGTTCAATTCTTTATCATTTCTAGTTTTTTTTCCAGTACTGACCTTTTTATATTTTATTGTAAAACATGAATACCGAAGTTTTTTATTACTGATGGGCAGCTGTATTTTCTATATGTGGTTTGTTCCAGAATACATACTAATATTAGCTGTTGTAATCATTATTGACTATACTATGGGAATTTTAATAGAAAAATCTAGTTATTCAAGAAAGAAATGGTATCTTGTATTGAGTATATTATCAACGTGCTCAGTTCTTTTTGCTTTCAAATATTTTAATTTTTTTAATGCAAATTTTGGAAAGATAGCGAACTTTTTTGATCTAAATTATCCTATCCAAGTTGTAAATATTTTATTACCTATTGGTCTTTCTTTTCATACATTTCAAAGTTTAGCTTATATAATTGAAGTTTATAGAGGAAACCAAAAAGCAGAGAAAAATTTCTGTATTTATTCATTATATGTAATGTTTTATCCTCAATTAGTTGCAGGACCTATTGAAAGACCACAAAACTTACTTCCTCAATTTTACGAAAAAAAATATTTCGATTATTATAGGGTAGTAGATGGTCTCAAAATCATGGGCTGGGGATTTTTTAAAAAAGTTGTTATTGCAGATAGATTAGCGATAATTGTAAATCAAGTATATGATAATCCAACAAATCATTCAGGACCAGTGTTGTTAATTGCCACAATATTTTTTGCATTTCAGATATATTGTGATTTTTCAGGATATTCTAGTATTGCTATTGGTGCAGCTAAAGTAATGGGTTTTAATTTAATGGAAAATTTTAATCGACCTTACTTTTCAAAGTCTATTTCAGAATTTTGGAGAAGATGGCATATTTCTCTTTCAACATGGTTTAAAGATTACTTGTATATTCCACTTGGTGGAAATAAATGTTCTAAATTGCGAATGTATTTTAATTTAATGCTTACATTTTTAATTAGCGGTCTTTGGCACGGTGCTAATTGGACTTATGTTGTATGGGGTGGTCTGAATGGTTTTTATCTTGTATTTTCATTAATTTCTTCTGAATTTAGAAATTATATTATACAAATTCTAAATCTTAATACTAATAGATTTTATTTTAAATTCCTTCAAATTATAACAACATTTAGTTTGATTTGTTTTGCATGGATTTTTTTCAGAGCAAGAAATATTCACGAAGGATTGTATATAGCGGAAAATATTTTTTCTGATTGGCCTGTATTTTTTCGATCTATTAAAGAAATAAAATTTGAATCAAATATTTTTGAAATTAATTTTCTAGGTTTAAATTACTTATCTTTATTAACTTCCTGTTTTTTAATTGTATTTTTAATTATTATTAGCTATATTCAAAGAACATATCGCATTCGTGAATTAATATCGCAAAAGTCTTTCTTTATCAGGTGGTTTTTATACTATGCTTTTATCATAAGTTTAATTTTGTTTGGAGTGTACGGTGAAAATCAATTTATTTATTTCCAATTTTAA
- a CDS encoding glycosyltransferase: MRIDKSKIYFITNLGNFFISYRIKFVEKLIEQKVNINLITQYTIENDTEYLKKIGFHSILRILNNSNYSALSSILKTILFAINFSIRSNKNNIFHIITIIPILSFGIPLRFLNRKCIYDVTGLGSVFSSSKLKHKIIRPIIMLFYKYIFSGTNSRVIVQNKDDYNIFKNTLKIKSENIFLIGIGVDIYKYIYSENLNISDEPIILVPARLIKEKGIIEAAAASNILTQKGIKHKMWFAGEIHPQNPLSLNQSDIENISKNSPNVVFIGQQKDMTELYKKSYIVCLPSYREGVPRVLVEASACGRPCITYDSPGCRDFVINNVTGITVPLQSIHELAEAIETLISYPEKANKLREKAYKNVINNYTSEKISNLVLNVYNQL; this comes from the coding sequence TTGAGAATAGACAAGTCAAAAATATATTTCATCACAAATTTAGGAAATTTTTTCATTTCTTATCGTATTAAATTTGTTGAAAAACTGATAGAACAAAAAGTAAATATCAATTTAATTACACAATATACAATAGAAAATGATACCGAATATTTAAAAAAAATAGGATTTCATTCTATTCTAAGAATTTTAAATAATTCAAATTACTCAGCATTATCTTCAATTTTAAAAACCATTTTATTTGCTATAAATTTTTCTATTAGAAGCAATAAAAATAATATTTTTCATATTATTACAATAATTCCTATTCTTTCATTCGGAATACCATTAAGGTTTTTAAACCGTAAATGTATTTATGATGTTACTGGTTTAGGAAGTGTCTTCAGCTCATCAAAATTGAAACATAAAATTATTCGTCCCATAATCATGTTATTTTACAAATACATTTTTTCAGGTACAAACTCACGAGTTATTGTTCAAAATAAAGACGATTATAACATTTTTAAAAATACATTAAAAATTAAATCAGAAAATATATTTTTAATTGGTATTGGAGTTGATATATATAAGTACATTTATTCTGAGAATTTGAATATATCAGATGAGCCAATCATTTTAGTCCCTGCACGACTAATTAAAGAAAAAGGAATAATAGAAGCAGCTGCTGCATCTAACATTCTCACTCAAAAAGGAATTAAACATAAAATGTGGTTTGCAGGTGAAATACACCCTCAAAATCCACTAAGTTTAAATCAATCAGACATTGAAAATATTAGTAAAAACTCTCCTAATGTAGTTTTTATCGGTCAACAAAAAGATATGACTGAATTATATAAAAAGTCATACATTGTTTGTCTTCCTTCTTATCGTGAAGGGGTGCCAAGGGTTCTTGTCGAGGCCTCCGCATGTGGGAGACCTTGCATTACTTATGATTCTCCTGGTTGTAGAGATTTTGTTATAAATAATGTAACAGGTATTACTGTACCTCTCCAATCTATTCATGAATTAGCTGAAGCAATTGAAACACTCATCAGTTATCCAGAAAAAGCTAATAAACTTAGAGAAAAAGCATACAAAAACGTAATTAATAACTACACTTCTGAAAAAATTTCAAACCTTGTTCTTAATGTTTATAATCAGTTATAA
- a CDS encoding dTDP-4-dehydrorhamnose 3,5-epimerase family protein yields MSNISGVLIQELKQFTNEKGKVFHMLRADSPSFIAFGEVYFSQINPGKIKGWHKQLIKTINYAVPVGKVKLVLYDARENNSTYKNILEITLSQDEYYLVTIPPGIWVSFKAISDTIALLVNCATHPHSEKECEYVAIEDNLIPYNWDK; encoded by the coding sequence ATGAGTAATATTTCTGGAGTTTTAATCCAAGAGTTAAAACAATTTACAAATGAAAAAGGAAAAGTATTCCATATGCTTCGTGCTGATAGTCCTAGCTTTATAGCATTTGGTGAAGTTTATTTTTCACAAATAAATCCTGGTAAAATAAAAGGTTGGCATAAGCAGTTAATAAAAACAATTAATTATGCTGTACCTGTGGGAAAAGTAAAATTAGTATTATATGATGCTAGAGAAAACAATTCAACCTATAAAAATATATTAGAAATCACTCTTTCTCAGGATGAATATTATCTTGTGACAATTCCTCCTGGAATATGGGTGAGTTTCAAAGCAATCTCTGATACTATTGCTTTATTAGTTAATTGTGCAACTCACCCTCATTCCGAGAAAGAGTGCGAGTATGTTGCAATAGAAGATAATTTAATTCCATATAATTGGGATAAATAA
- a CDS encoding peptidoglycan bridge formation glycyltransferase FemA/FemB family protein: MVNWQELNISTDLQSWENFFNLQTHKVIFQNYLWGDYKSQFGWKPYRFLKQDPTTKETVAQIQILVKIYSIKIPLLWTFKCAVIWIPGITNEISKHLDSEFINYLKLKLNIKKIYLRTSIFSAYSNLCSVLLRSLNWQRAIAPIISGMSMEHNLKNDLAILEKNMSSNWRHNLKRGLNKNISIQKWENPNVAEMMSIYKNMENLKDLEEQFSANEIEKLLYYFKDNLVIFRSLNEKNETIAFRGCIIWGNNGFDFFAAANEEARKIYASHVLLWEILKYCKQKNVAHYDMCGIDPINGKGVYNFKRGSGASELEYMGEWESSTSIILKLLINWKIARNNKKSV, translated from the coding sequence ATGGTAAATTGGCAAGAGTTAAATATATCAACCGACCTGCAATCTTGGGAAAACTTTTTTAATCTTCAGACACATAAAGTTATTTTCCAAAACTATTTATGGGGGGATTATAAAAGCCAATTTGGTTGGAAACCATATCGCTTTTTAAAACAAGATCCAACAACTAAAGAAACAGTTGCTCAAATCCAAATTTTGGTCAAAATATACTCTATTAAAATTCCTTTATTATGGACTTTTAAATGCGCTGTTATTTGGATACCAGGAATAACAAATGAAATTTCAAAACATCTTGATTCAGAATTTATCAATTATCTAAAACTAAAATTAAATATTAAAAAAATTTATTTGAGAACTTCCATTTTTTCTGCATATTCAAATCTTTGTAGTGTTCTTTTAAGAAGTTTAAATTGGCAACGCGCAATCGCTCCAATCATTTCAGGAATGAGTATGGAGCATAATTTGAAAAATGATTTAGCTATTTTAGAAAAAAATATGAGTTCAAATTGGCGACACAATTTAAAAAGAGGATTAAATAAAAACATATCAATTCAAAAATGGGAAAATCCTAATGTCGCAGAAATGATGTCAATTTATAAGAATATGGAAAATTTAAAGGACTTAGAAGAACAATTTTCAGCAAATGAAATTGAAAAATTATTGTATTATTTCAAAGATAACCTTGTAATATTTAGATCTTTAAATGAAAAAAATGAGACCATAGCTTTTCGCGGTTGCATTATCTGGGGAAATAATGGTTTTGACTTTTTTGCTGCCGCCAACGAAGAGGCAAGAAAAATATATGCGTCTCATGTTCTACTCTGGGAAATTTTAAAATACTGCAAACAAAAAAATGTTGCACACTATGATATGTGTGGAATTGATCCTATTAATGGAAAAGGCGTATATAATTTTAAAAGAGGAAGTGGAGCTTCGGAATTAGAATATATGGGTGAATGGGAATCATCTACATCAATTATTCTAAAACTTCTTATTAATTGGAAAATTGCAAGGAACAACAAAAAAAGTGTATAG
- a CDS encoding NAD-dependent epimerase/dehydratase family protein: MDNKKIKVLITGAGGYLGTQLVSHLDRSNLYSLRLLTSKLNIIEELKLKNSEVVSIPFTEILDFGNICTGIEMVLHLSALDNKSCHEDPASAIFFNVTQSMRLVTAACKMNVRRFIYMSTVHVYGNALKNKSVSDNIEISENTLAEPLSTYAITHKSAEDFILSICSQNGKEGCILRLSNSFGFPYNVYKGSGNKLLANELCSQAVVDKKLVLKSDGRAILNFMPVSGICDLISNLFKADFNTHGIFNLGSNTSLSVYEMAKLVAKRCLLNLNYEPEIVIPSIFNNEIYIRKEEKFCYSNDKIRKIGLLKNCDVISEIDLSILKYVEYYQMRNE, translated from the coding sequence ATGGATAATAAAAAAATAAAAGTTCTTATTACAGGAGCTGGTGGCTATTTAGGAACACAGCTAGTTTCACATTTAGATAGATCTAATTTATATTCATTGCGTCTTTTAACAAGTAAATTAAATATCATTGAAGAATTAAAGCTAAAAAATTCAGAAGTAGTATCTATTCCATTTACAGAAATATTAGATTTTGGAAATATTTGTACTGGAATTGAAATGGTTTTGCACTTATCCGCCTTAGATAACAAAAGTTGTCATGAAGATCCTGCTTCTGCAATTTTTTTTAATGTAACACAATCGATGCGACTTGTAACTGCAGCATGTAAAATGAATGTAAGGCGTTTTATATATATGTCTACAGTTCATGTTTATGGTAATGCATTAAAAAATAAATCTGTTTCTGATAATATTGAAATAAGTGAAAATACTTTAGCAGAACCTTTAAGTACTTATGCCATTACTCACAAATCAGCAGAAGATTTTATTCTTTCAATTTGTAGTCAAAATGGTAAGGAAGGTTGTATATTAAGATTATCTAATAGTTTTGGATTTCCCTATAATGTTTATAAAGGATCAGGAAATAAGCTTCTTGCTAATGAGCTTTGCAGCCAAGCTGTTGTAGATAAAAAATTGGTATTAAAATCTGATGGAAGGGCTATTTTAAATTTTATGCCAGTTAGTGGAATTTGTGATTTGATTTCTAATCTTTTCAAAGCAGACTTTAATACCCATGGAATATTTAATTTAGGATCAAATACTTCTTTATCTGTTTATGAAATGGCAAAACTTGTAGCAAAAAGATGTCTTTTGAATTTAAATTATGAGCCCGAAATAGTAATACCAAGTATTTTTAATAATGAAATTTATATAAGAAAAGAAGAAAAATTTTGTTACTCTAATGATAAAATTAGAAAAATAGGGTTGTTAAAAAATTGTGATGTAATAAGCGAAATTGATTTAAGTATTTTAAAATACGTTGAATATTATCAGATGAGGAATGAATGA
- the rfbG gene encoding CDP-glucose 4,6-dehydratase — protein MQLEAPFQNIYKNKKVFITGHTGFKGSWLTQWLLNLGAEVAGYSLYIPSEPSLYEILDLNSKIKNYKDDIRNFDSLLHTIKEFNPDIIFHLAAQPIVMQSYLDPKNNFDVNVMGMVNILEAIRVCKSIQAAVLITSDKCYENVEWEYGYRETDRLGGKDPYSASKACAEIVFSSYARSFFQDHETYLATARAGNVIGGGDWAADRIIPDAMRAWSKGLSLKIRNPHATRPWQHVLEPLSGYLMLGAKLLTKTSHLHGESFNFGPPQEANHSVEYLLNILEEKWKSLPTKIENKNNTLGEASLLKLCCDKALNRLKWKPNLSFEETLVFTNDWYLNYYNNQETDYTKQTIKQIEEYTRLALQRNLTWAI, from the coding sequence TTGCAGCTAGAAGCGCCTTTTCAAAATATCTATAAAAATAAAAAAGTTTTCATCACAGGGCATACTGGTTTTAAAGGATCATGGCTGACTCAGTGGCTGCTCAATTTAGGTGCAGAGGTGGCTGGCTATTCTCTTTATATTCCATCTGAACCAAGTCTTTATGAAATATTAGATTTGAATTCAAAAATAAAAAATTACAAAGATGATATAAGAAATTTTGATTCTCTTTTGCATACCATCAAAGAATTTAATCCCGATATTATTTTTCATCTAGCTGCACAACCAATTGTTATGCAATCTTACTTAGATCCTAAAAATAACTTTGATGTGAATGTAATGGGTATGGTGAATATTCTTGAAGCCATTCGGGTATGTAAATCTATTCAAGCCGCCGTATTAATAACTAGCGACAAATGTTATGAAAATGTTGAATGGGAATATGGCTACAGAGAGACAGATCGCCTAGGCGGAAAAGACCCATACAGCGCTTCAAAGGCTTGTGCTGAAATTGTTTTTAGCTCTTATGCTCGATCTTTTTTTCAAGACCATGAAACCTATCTTGCCACAGCGAGAGCAGGAAACGTGATTGGTGGAGGAGACTGGGCTGCCGATAGAATTATTCCAGATGCTATGCGAGCTTGGAGCAAAGGACTAAGTTTAAAAATAAGAAATCCCCATGCAACAAGACCTTGGCAGCATGTTTTAGAACCTTTAAGCGGATACTTAATGCTTGGTGCAAAATTACTTACTAAAACATCTCACTTACATGGTGAATCATTTAATTTTGGACCTCCACAAGAGGCAAATCACTCAGTTGAATATCTACTTAATATTTTAGAAGAAAAATGGAAATCCCTGCCTACTAAGATAGAAAATAAAAATAACACTTTAGGGGAAGCATCATTGCTAAAACTTTGTTGTGACAAAGCACTAAATAGATTAAAATGGAAGCCAAATCTATCATTTGAAGAAACTCTTGTGTTTACAAATGATTGGTATTTAAATTATTATAATAATCAAGAAACAGATTATACTAAACAAACTATAAAACAGATAGAAGAATATACAAGACTTGCATTACAAAGGAATTTAACTTGGGCAATTTAA
- a CDS encoding glycosyltransferase family 2 protein: MNSIKNENEMALVTIVIPTYNHAEKLNVALQSILRQTFTAWKVIVVNNFSTDNTIDIVNSFADPRIHLFNFKNNGVIAASRNYAMKLADTKFIAFLDSDDIWYEKKLEICIEALNKGFDLVCHGEAIIKDGIKIRNRLYGPLHSASFENLLFKGSVLSPSAVVMKLSFAQDIGFMSEDNSIITAEDYDFWIKLASKRNMKMKFINEILGEYHLYENNASNAIEKHNNAVINVVNNHFYSEVEKSIYNYCRYKKRISIVYYLKSRQYFEKNDFKNGFKNLFKLLLTFPDIIRIIILFLLIMKILLLKQKAKGQKMYI; the protein is encoded by the coding sequence ATGAATTCAATTAAGAACGAAAATGAAATGGCTCTTGTAACTATAGTCATACCAACTTATAATCATGCAGAAAAATTAAATGTTGCATTGCAATCAATTCTTAGACAAACTTTTACAGCTTGGAAAGTTATTGTAGTAAATAATTTTTCTACCGATAATACTATAGATATTGTTAATTCATTTGCAGACCCAAGAATTCATTTATTTAATTTTAAAAATAATGGCGTAATTGCAGCTTCAAGAAATTATGCTATGAAATTGGCAGACACAAAGTTTATTGCTTTTTTAGATTCAGATGATATTTGGTATGAAAAAAAATTAGAGATTTGTATTGAAGCATTGAATAAAGGATTTGATTTAGTATGTCATGGTGAAGCTATTATTAAAGATGGAATAAAAATTAGAAATAGATTGTATGGACCATTGCATAGCGCTTCATTTGAAAATTTATTATTTAAAGGAAGTGTCCTGAGTCCATCTGCTGTAGTAATGAAATTAAGTTTTGCTCAAGATATTGGATTTATGAGTGAAGATAACTCAATTATCACGGCTGAAGATTATGATTTTTGGATAAAACTAGCTAGTAAGAGAAATATGAAAATGAAATTTATAAATGAAATATTAGGTGAATATCATTTATATGAAAACAATGCAAGTAATGCTATTGAAAAACATAATAATGCAGTAATAAATGTAGTTAATAATCATTTTTATTCTGAAGTAGAAAAGAGTATTTATAATTATTGTCGTTATAAAAAAAGAATTTCAATTGTTTATTATCTTAAATCAAGACAATATTTTGAAAAAAATGATTTTAAAAATGGATTTAAAAATTTATTTAAATTATTATTAACATTTCCAGATATTATTAGAATTATTATTTTATTTCTTTTAATAATGAAAATTCTTTTGCTTAAACAAAAAGCAAAGGGTCAGAAAATGTATATTTAA
- a CDS encoding glycosyltransferase family 2 protein: protein MYSKSINNYFISIIIPIYNDEEIIPRLVDEVLIHFNDINLFEIIFIDDKSTDNSVGMLNTLLRKNNFNNFKIILNSQNLGASATRNIGCKNAKGDYLAFLDSDDAWHKDKLNIQINLMQETNSYISGTKHKIISPNQLKKEMNIDFKTKEIHFTEVKWPNILFKSPFCTPSVIIHRSVIEKYLFNDKLRFAEDYDFWLRSSYEFKTIKILEDLTFTFKHDFLSDSNSLSSNLFLMQKSVTLVRINLIKEPKYSFILKILIVAALLFEYFKFLIRFLKKFSLRTRQLILNKNFK from the coding sequence GTGTATAGTAAATCGATTAATAATTATTTTATATCAATAATCATACCAATTTATAATGATGAAGAAATCATACCTAGATTAGTTGATGAAGTATTAATCCATTTTAATGATATAAATCTATTTGAAATTATATTTATTGATGACAAAAGTACTGATAATAGTGTTGGAATGTTAAATACATTATTAAGAAAAAATAATTTTAATAATTTTAAAATAATTCTAAACTCACAAAATTTAGGTGCTTCTGCAACTAGAAATATTGGTTGTAAAAATGCAAAGGGAGATTATCTAGCTTTTTTAGATAGTGATGATGCATGGCATAAAGACAAATTAAATATTCAAATAAATTTAATGCAAGAAACAAATTCATATATATCAGGAACTAAGCATAAAATTATATCGCCAAATCAATTAAAAAAAGAAATGAATATTGATTTTAAAACAAAGGAAATTCATTTTACTGAAGTAAAATGGCCTAATATTTTGTTCAAATCGCCCTTTTGTACTCCAAGTGTTATTATCCATAGAAGCGTGATAGAAAAATATTTATTTAATGACAAACTTCGGTTTGCAGAAGACTATGATTTTTGGCTAAGAAGTTCCTACGAATTTAAGACAATAAAAATATTAGAGGACTTAACATTTACTTTTAAACATGACTTTCTTTCAGACTCTAATTCTTTAAGTTCTAATTTATTTTTAATGCAAAAATCTGTGACTCTTGTGCGTATTAATTTAATAAAAGAACCAAAATATTCTTTTATTCTTAAAATTTTAATTGTCGCTGCTTTATTATTTGAGTATTTTAAATTTTTAATTAGATTTTTAAAAAAATTTAGTTTAAGAACTAGACAGCTTATTCTAAATAAAAATTTTAAATAA
- a CDS encoding NAD-dependent epimerase/dehydratase family protein: MTKVLVTGANGFLGKKVCKLLISKGYEVIGTYRSSHPQNDEFKLIHWIKIQDLQPKEVWIEALKNCDIVIHTAGRVHQMNSNKNSDNLFFNDNTNGTDALICEILQNNSSIKQFIFISTLLVYGRYQTMPLNKNKECNPDTIYGKSKLAAENIIQKRFKNSPISWTILRPAVMYNESDSENTGNIASIVNYIKKGIPLPIKNLKNKRSFLSVNRMAEFIHFSILNENAKNKIFNVSDPEPISTEQFVLFFGKLINKKPKLVWVPFFMQYILAILGDIIQLFRIRVPWNTAVLTKISSNFWTESDSFQKISKGE; this comes from the coding sequence ATGACAAAAGTACTTGTTACAGGCGCAAATGGTTTTCTTGGTAAAAAAGTGTGTAAACTTTTAATTTCTAAAGGATATGAAGTCATTGGAACTTATAGATCTTCTCATCCACAAAATGATGAATTTAAATTAATTCATTGGATTAAAATTCAAGACTTACAACCAAAAGAAGTTTGGATTGAAGCTCTAAAAAACTGTGATATAGTTATTCATACAGCTGGCAGAGTTCATCAAATGAATTCTAATAAAAATAGCGATAATTTATTTTTCAATGATAATACAAATGGTACAGATGCATTAATATGTGAAATATTACAAAATAATAGTAGTATAAAACAGTTTATTTTTATCAGTACACTTTTAGTTTATGGCAGATATCAAACAATGCCTTTAAACAAAAATAAAGAATGTAATCCAGATACAATATATGGAAAATCTAAACTAGCCGCGGAAAATATTATACAAAAGAGATTTAAAAATTCCCCAATTAGTTGGACTATATTAAGACCTGCTGTCATGTATAATGAATCTGATTCAGAGAATACAGGAAACATAGCTAGCATTGTTAATTATATTAAGAAGGGCATTCCTCTACCAATAAAAAATTTAAAAAACAAAAGGAGTTTTCTTTCAGTTAATAGAATGGCTGAGTTTATACATTTTTCAATTTTAAATGAAAATGCAAAAAATAAAATTTTTAACGTATCTGATCCTGAGCCCATCTCTACAGAACAATTTGTCTTATTCTTTGGAAAATTGATAAATAAAAAACCTAAGCTTGTTTGGGTTCCATTTTTTATGCAATATATATTAGCCATTTTAGGCGATATTATACAATTGTTTAGAATTAGAGTTCCTTGGAATACAGCCGTGTTGACAAAAATTTCAAGTAATTTTTGGACTGAATCAGATTCTTTCCAGAAAATTAGTAAAGGAGAATAA